The genomic segment CACTCGATGTCGGAGAACTCGACGTCCAGCCCGAAGCCGGGCTCGTCGCTCTCCTCCTCGCCCATGCCGCCGAAGAGGTCGAACTGCCCCTCGGCCTCCTTGCGCTTGACCTGGACCACGTTGTCGATCATCGGTTCGTGGTGGGCGACGAGTCCCTTGCGGGTGTGGCCCATCTCGTCGAAGGCGCCGGCCTTGATGAGCGATTCAACGGTGCGCTTGTTGCAGACGACCGCTTCGACCTTGTCGAGGAAGTCGGGGAAGGTGCTGTACTTCCCCTTCGCCTTGCGGCACCGGATGATCGAGTCCACGACGTTCGTGCCGACGTTGCGCACGGCGGTGAGGCCGAAGAGGATCACGTCGTCACCCTGGGCGGCGAAGTTGGCCTCGGACTCGTTGACGTTCGGCGGGAGCACCTTGATGCCCATGCGCCGGCACTCGTTGAGGTAGATCGCCGACTTGTCCTTGTCGTCCTTGACCGAGGTCAGCAGGGCGGCCATGTACTCGGCGGGGTAGTTCGCCTTGAGGTAGGCGGTCCAGTAGGTGACGAGACCGTACGCGGAGGAGTGCGCCTTGTTGAACGCGTAGCCGGCGAACGGCACCAGGACGTCCCAGAGCGCCTTGATCGCGGCGTCGGAGAAGCCGTTCTTCTTGGCGCCGGCCTCGAAGAGGACGAAGTTCTTCGCCAGCTCGTCGGCCTTCTTCTTGCCCATCACGCGGCGCAGGATGTCGGCCTCGCCGAGGGAGTAACCGGCGACGATCTGGGCCGCCTTCTGCACCTGCTCCTGGTAGACGATCAGGCCGTAGGTGAGGCCGAGGACCTCCTTGAGGGGCTCCTCCAGCTCCGGGTGGATCGGGGTGATCTCCTGGCGGGCGTTCTTGCGCTCGGCGTAGTTCGTGTGCGAGTTCATGCCCATCGGGCCCGGCCGGTAGAGGGCCGAGACGGCGGAGATGTCCTCGAAGTTGTCGGGCTGCATCTGGCGCAGCAGCGAACGCATCGGCCCGCCGTCGAACTGGAACACGCCGAGCGTGTCGCCCCGGCAGAGGAGTTCGTACGTCTTGGGGTCGTTCAGGGGCAGGGAGAGCATCTCCAGCTCGATGCCCTTGTTCGCCTTCACCATCTTGACGGCGTCGTCCATGATGGTGAGGTTGCGCAGGCCGAGGAAGTCCATCTTGAGCAGGCCCAGCGACTCGCACTGGGGGTAGTCCCACTGGGTGATGGTGACGCCGTCGGTGTGCCGGACCCAGACCGGGGCGTGGTCCACGATCGGTTCGCTGGACATGATCACGCCGGCGGCGTGCACGCCCATCTGCCGGACCAGTCCTTCGACGCCCTTGGCGGTGTCGATGACCTTCTTGACGTCCGGCTCGTTCTCGTACATCCCCCGGATCTCGCCGGCCTCGCTGTAGCGCGGGTGCTTGGGGTCGGTGATGCCGTTGAGGTCGATGCCCTTGCCGAGGACGTCGGCGGGCATGGCCTTGGTGAGGCGGTCGCCCATGGCGTACGGGTAGCCGAGGACGCGGGCGGAGTCCTTGATGGCGTTCTTCGCCTTGATCTTGCCGTACGTGCCGATCATGGCGACCTTGTCGGCGCCGTACTTCTCGGTGACGTACCGGATCACCTCGACGCGCCGGCGTTCGTCGAAGTCGATGTCGACGTCGGGCATGGAGACGCGCTCGGGGTTGAGGAACCGCTCGAAGATCAGTCCGTGCTCGATCGGGTCGAGGTCGGTGATGCCCATGGCGTACGAGACGATCGAGCCGGCCGCGGAGCCTCGGCCGGGGCCGACCGCGATGCCGTTGTTCTTGGCCCACATGATGAAGTCGGCGACGACGAGGAAGTACCCCGGGAACCCCATCTGGATGATGATGTCCATCTCGTACTCGACCTGCTTCTGCCGGTCGTCGGGGACGCCGTTCGGGAAGCGGCGGTCCATGCCGACCCGGACCTCCTCCCG from the Streptomyces sp. NBC_01335 genome contains:
- the dnaE gene encoding DNA polymerase III subunit alpha; its protein translation is MTKPPFTHLHVHTQYSLLDGAARLKDMFEAANTMGMSHVAMTDHGNLHGAYDFFHTAKKAGVTPIIGIEAYVAPESRKHKRKIQWGQPHQKRDDVSGSGGYTHKTIWAANSTGLHNLFKLSSDAYAEGWLQKWPRMDKETIAQWSEGLIASTGCPSGEVQTRLRLGQFDEAVQAASDYKDIFGEGKYFLELMDHGIEIERRVRDGLLEIGKKLNIPPLVTNDSHYTYAHEATAHDALLCIQTGKNLSDPDRFRFDGTGYYLKTTDEMYAVDSSDAWQQGCANTLLVAQQIDTSGMFEAKNLMPKFDIPDGYTEVTWFREEVRVGMDRRFPNGVPDDRQKQVEYEMDIIIQMGFPGYFLVVADFIMWAKNNGIAVGPGRGSAAGSIVSYAMGITDLDPIEHGLIFERFLNPERVSMPDVDIDFDERRRVEVIRYVTEKYGADKVAMIGTYGKIKAKNAIKDSARVLGYPYAMGDRLTKAMPADVLGKGIDLNGITDPKHPRYSEAGEIRGMYENEPDVKKVIDTAKGVEGLVRQMGVHAAGVIMSSEPIVDHAPVWVRHTDGVTITQWDYPQCESLGLLKMDFLGLRNLTIMDDAVKMVKANKGIELEMLSLPLNDPKTYELLCRGDTLGVFQFDGGPMRSLLRQMQPDNFEDISAVSALYRPGPMGMNSHTNYAERKNARQEITPIHPELEEPLKEVLGLTYGLIVYQEQVQKAAQIVAGYSLGEADILRRVMGKKKADELAKNFVLFEAGAKKNGFSDAAIKALWDVLVPFAGYAFNKAHSSAYGLVTYWTAYLKANYPAEYMAALLTSVKDDKDKSAIYLNECRRMGIKVLPPNVNESEANFAAQGDDVILFGLTAVRNVGTNVVDSIIRCRKAKGKYSTFPDFLDKVEAVVCNKRTVESLIKAGAFDEMGHTRKGLVAHHEPMIDNVVQVKRKEAEGQFDLFGGMGEEESDEPGFGLDVEFSDIEWEKSYLLAQEREMLGLYVSDHPLFGLEHVLSDKADAAISQLTGGEHSDGAVVTVGGIISGLQRKMTKQGNAWAIATVEDLAGAIECMFFPATYQLVSTQLVEDTVVFVKGRLDKREDVPRLVAMEMQVPDISNAGTNAPVVLTIPTVKITPPMVSRLGEVLSSHRGDTEVRIKLQGPRKTTVLRLDRHRVKPDPALFGDLKVLLGPSCLAG